The following are encoded together in the Streptococcus oralis genome:
- a CDS encoding Nramp family divalent metal transporter, translating to MSSYKKVSLSEINQSIETPNNNHFWQNLKAFLGPGALVAVGYMDPGNWITSVVGGASYKYSLLFVILISSIIAMQLQQMAGKLGIVTKMDLAQATAHHAPKWLRYSLWVILELALMATDLAEVLGSAIALNLLFKIPIMVAILLTVLDVFLLLLLMKFGFKKIEAIVTTLILTILAIFTYLVALSNPSIQGIFGGYLPTQTLFETPLPGHESQLTLALGIVGATVMPHNLYLHSSLSQTRKINHKDKKDVRKAVRFMTWDSNLQLSLAFIVNSLLLILGASLFFGHASEISAFSQMYNALQDSTIAGAIASSTLSTLFALALLASGQNSTITGTLTGQIVMEGFLHLKLPQWIIRIGTRIFALLPVIIVAVLFGHQEKTLDQLLVYSQVFLSIALPFSIFPLIYLTSKKSLMGEFTNAKWNTILGYAVSIILTILNIKLLFDIF from the coding sequence ATGTCTTCTTACAAAAAAGTCTCTCTTTCTGAGATCAATCAATCTATTGAAACTCCGAATAACAATCATTTTTGGCAAAATCTAAAAGCATTTTTAGGACCTGGAGCTCTTGTAGCAGTTGGTTATATGGATCCTGGGAACTGGATTACAAGTGTAGTTGGTGGTGCTTCTTACAAATATAGTCTCTTATTTGTTATTTTGATTTCTTCCATCATTGCCATGCAGCTACAACAGATGGCTGGAAAGCTCGGTATCGTAACTAAGATGGACCTAGCACAGGCAACTGCACATCATGCTCCCAAATGGCTTCGCTATAGTCTTTGGGTGATTTTAGAATTAGCTTTAATGGCGACAGATTTAGCCGAGGTTTTAGGCTCAGCGATTGCCTTAAATCTTTTATTTAAAATACCGATTATGGTCGCTATCCTCTTAACCGTTTTAGATGTATTTCTTTTGTTGTTGTTGATGAAATTTGGCTTCAAAAAAATTGAAGCCATTGTTACGACCCTTATTTTAACCATATTAGCCATCTTTACCTATCTGGTGGCCTTATCCAATCCAAGTATTCAGGGTATCTTTGGTGGTTATTTACCGACTCAGACATTATTTGAAACACCATTGCCAGGTCATGAAAGCCAATTGACCTTGGCTCTAGGAATTGTAGGAGCGACAGTCATGCCCCATAATCTCTATCTTCATTCCTCTCTATCCCAAACAAGGAAAATCAATCACAAAGATAAGAAGGATGTTCGAAAAGCCGTGCGTTTTATGACCTGGGATTCAAATCTTCAGTTGTCTCTAGCTTTTATTGTCAATTCCTTGCTTCTTATTTTAGGAGCATCTCTCTTTTTTGGTCATGCATCTGAAATTTCAGCATTCTCCCAAATGTACAATGCTTTACAGGATTCGACGATAGCAGGAGCGATAGCTAGCTCAACTCTGTCAACTTTGTTTGCTTTAGCCCTTTTAGCAAGTGGTCAAAATTCGACCATTACAGGTACTTTGACAGGACAGATTGTCATGGAAGGATTTTTGCATCTGAAATTGCCTCAGTGGATTATCCGTATCGGTACCCGTATTTTTGCCTTACTACCTGTGATCATTGTTGCCGTTTTGTTTGGACATCAAGAAAAAACCTTGGATCAGTTATTGGTCTATTCACAGGTCTTTCTGTCAATCGCTCTTCCGTTTTCAATCTTCCCCTTAATTTATCTGACCTCTAAGAAGTCACTGATGGGAGAATTCACCAATGCCAAGTGGAACACAATTCTAGGTTACGCTGTTTCAATCATCTTGACCATTCTAAATATCAAGCTTCTTTTCGATATTTTTTAA
- the carB gene encoding carbamoyl-phosphate synthase large subunit gives MPKRTDIQKIMVIGSGPIIIGQAAEFDYAGTQACLSLKEEGYEVVLVNSNPATIMTDKEIADKVYIEPITLEFVTRILRKERPDALLPTLGGQTGLNMAMELSKNGILDELGVELLGTKLSAIDQAEDRDLFKQLMEELEQPIPESEIVNTVEEAVSFAASIGYPVIVRPAFTLGGTGGGMCANEEELREIAENGLKLSPVTQCLIERSIAGFKEIEYEVMRDSADNALVVCNMENFDPVGIHTGDSIVFAPAQTMSDYENQMLRDASLSIIRALKIEGGCNVQLALDPHSFKYYVIEVNPRVSRSSALASKATGYPIAKLAAKIAVGLTLDEVINPVTGSTYAMFEPALDYVVAKIPRFPFDKFEKGERRLGTQMKATGEVMAIGRNIEESLLKACRSLEIGVHHNEMPELATVSDDALIEKVVKAQDDRLFYVSEAIRRGYTPEEIAELTKIDIFYLDKLLHIFEIEQELGAHPQDLEVLKTAKLNGFSDRKIAELWKTTADQVRQLRLENKIVPVYKMVDTCAAEFDSETPYFYSTYGWENESIKSDKESVLVLGSGPIRIGQGVEFDYATVHSVKAIQAAGYEAIIMNSNPETVSTDFSVSDKLYFEPLTFEDVMNVIDLEQPKGVIVQFGGQTAINLAEPLAKAGVTILGTQVADLDRAEDRDLFEQALKDLDIPQPPGQTATNEEEAVLAARKIGFPVLVRPSYVLGGRAMEIVENEEDLRSYMRTAVKASPDHPVLVDSYIVGQECEVDAISDGVNVLIPGIMEHIERAGVHSGDSMAVYPPQTLSQKVQETIADYTKRLAIGLNCLGMMNIQFVIKDEKVYVIEVNPRASRTVPFLSKVTNIPMAQVATKLILGQSLEELGYQDGLYPESTRVHIKAPVFSFTKLAKVDSLLGPEMKSTGEVMGSDTTLEKALYKAFEASYLHLPTFGNVVFTIADDAKDEALDLARRFQNIGYGILATEGTAAFFASHGLHAQPVGKIGDDEKDIPSFVRKGKIQAIINTVGTKRTADEDGEQIRRSAIEHGVPLFTALDTANAMLKVLESRSFVTEAI, from the coding sequence ATGCCTAAACGTACTGATATTCAAAAAATTATGGTGATTGGTTCTGGTCCGATTATTATTGGTCAGGCTGCTGAGTTTGACTACGCTGGGACCCAGGCCTGTTTGTCTTTGAAAGAGGAAGGTTATGAAGTTGTCTTAGTGAACTCAAATCCTGCAACCATCATGACGGATAAGGAAATTGCTGACAAGGTTTATATTGAACCGATTACACTTGAGTTTGTGACACGTATTCTCCGTAAGGAACGTCCAGATGCTTTGCTTCCAACTCTTGGTGGGCAAACAGGACTCAATATGGCCATGGAGTTGTCTAAAAATGGTATTCTAGATGAATTGGGTGTCGAACTTCTGGGTACTAAATTATCTGCCATCGACCAAGCGGAGGACCGTGACCTCTTTAAACAATTGATGGAAGAGCTTGAGCAGCCGATCCCTGAATCTGAAATTGTCAACACAGTAGAAGAAGCAGTTTCCTTTGCGGCATCAATCGGCTACCCAGTTATCGTTCGTCCAGCTTTCACACTTGGTGGTACTGGTGGTGGTATGTGTGCCAACGAGGAAGAACTTCGTGAAATCGCTGAAAATGGGTTGAAACTGTCACCTGTTACCCAATGTTTGATTGAACGTTCAATCGCAGGTTTCAAGGAAATCGAGTACGAAGTCATGCGCGATTCAGCTGATAATGCTTTGGTTGTTTGTAACATGGAAAACTTTGACCCAGTTGGGATTCACACAGGGGATTCCATTGTATTTGCCCCTGCGCAAACCATGTCCGACTATGAAAACCAAATGCTACGTGATGCGAGCTTGAGCATCATTCGTGCCCTCAAAATTGAAGGTGGATGTAACGTTCAGCTGGCCCTTGATCCGCATAGCTTCAAGTACTATGTTATCGAAGTAAACCCTCGTGTATCGCGTTCGTCAGCCCTTGCTTCTAAGGCGACGGGTTATCCGATTGCCAAATTGGCTGCCAAGATTGCCGTTGGTTTGACTCTGGATGAGGTCATTAACCCAGTTACAGGTTCAACTTATGCCATGTTTGAGCCAGCTCTTGACTACGTGGTTGCTAAGATTCCACGTTTCCCATTTGACAAGTTTGAAAAAGGTGAGCGTCGTCTTGGGACCCAAATGAAGGCGACTGGAGAAGTCATGGCTATTGGTCGTAACATTGAGGAGTCACTTCTCAAGGCATGTCGCTCTCTTGAAATTGGAGTTCACCACAATGAAATGCCTGAACTGGCAACTGTTTCAGATGATGCCTTGATTGAAAAGGTTGTGAAAGCCCAAGATGACCGTCTCTTCTACGTATCAGAGGCCATTCGCCGTGGTTATACACCAGAAGAAATTGCTGAATTGACTAAGATTGATATCTTCTATCTGGATAAACTCTTGCACATCTTTGAAATTGAGCAAGAATTAGGTGCCCATCCACAAGATCTAGAAGTCTTGAAAACAGCCAAACTCAATGGCTTCTCAGATCGTAAGATTGCGGAACTCTGGAAAACGACAGCTGACCAAGTTCGCCAACTTCGCTTGGAAAACAAGATTGTTCCAGTCTATAAGATGGTCGATACCTGTGCGGCGGAGTTTGACTCTGAAACACCATATTTCTATTCAACCTATGGATGGGAAAATGAGTCTATCAAGTCTGATAAGGAATCCGTCCTAGTCCTAGGTTCAGGTCCAATCCGTATCGGTCAAGGGGTTGAATTCGACTATGCAACTGTTCACTCTGTTAAGGCTATCCAAGCAGCTGGCTATGAAGCTATCATCATGAACTCAAATCCAGAGACCGTTTCAACCGACTTCTCGGTATCAGACAAACTTTACTTTGAGCCATTAACATTCGAAGATGTCATGAATGTTATCGATTTGGAGCAACCAAAAGGCGTTATCGTTCAGTTCGGTGGTCAAACAGCTATCAACCTTGCCGAGCCCTTGGCAAAAGCAGGTGTGACAATTCTGGGAACGCAAGTCGCTGACTTGGACCGAGCTGAAGACCGCGACCTCTTTGAGCAAGCCCTTAAAGACTTGGATATTCCACAGCCGCCAGGACAAACGGCTACAAATGAAGAAGAAGCGGTGCTTGCAGCTCGCAAAATTGGTTTCCCAGTTCTCGTTCGCCCATCTTATGTCTTGGGGGGACGTGCTATGGAAATCGTAGAAAACGAAGAAGACCTTCGTTCTTACATGCGTACCGCTGTTAAGGCTAGTCCAGACCACCCAGTTCTTGTTGACTCTTACATCGTTGGGCAAGAGTGCGAAGTTGATGCTATCTCAGATGGAGTAAATGTCCTCATCCCTGGTATCATGGAGCATATCGAACGTGCCGGTGTCCACTCAGGTGACTCAATGGCCGTTTACCCACCACAAACCTTGTCGCAAAAGGTTCAGGAGACCATCGCAGACTACACCAAACGCCTAGCAATCGGCCTTAACTGTCTTGGTATGATGAACATCCAGTTTGTCATCAAGGATGAAAAAGTCTATGTTATTGAGGTTAATCCACGTGCCAGCCGTACGGTTCCATTCCTTTCAAAAGTAACCAATATTCCTATGGCTCAAGTAGCGACCAAGCTCATTCTTGGTCAAAGTCTTGAAGAACTGGGTTACCAAGATGGACTTTATCCAGAAAGCACTCGCGTTCATATCAAGGCGCCTGTCTTCTCCTTTACGAAACTAGCTAAGGTAGACAGCTTGCTCGGTCCTGAAATGAAGTCAACAGGGGAAGTTATGGGTTCTGATACTACTCTTGAAAAAGCTTTGTACAAGGCCTTTGAAGCTTCTTACCTGCACTTGCCAACTTTTGGAAATGTGGTCTTTACCATCGCTGATGATGCCAAAGATGAAGCCTTGGACTTGGCTCGTCGTTTCCAAAATATCGGTTACGGTATCCTCGCGACAGAAGGGACAGCAGCCTTCTTTGCTAGTCATGGACTGCATGCTCAACCTGTTGGTAAGATCGGTGATGATGAGAAGGATATCCCAAGTTTTGTCCGCAAAGGAAAAATCCAAGCAATCATCAACACTGTCGGAACCAAACGAACTGCTGATGAAGATGGTGAGCAAATTCGCCGTTCAGCTATTGAACACGGTGTGCCACTCTTTACAGCCCTAGATACAGCTAATGCCATGCTCAAGGTGCTAGAAAGCCGTAGTTTTGTCACAGAAGCAATCTAA